The Daucus carota subsp. sativus chromosome 9, DH1 v3.0, whole genome shotgun sequence genome window below encodes:
- the LOC108200496 gene encoding uncharacterized protein LOC108200496 — MPIFTSSTPTKAISMATQNIYFLTKSTKPSLTHFRHLACYASAASLYPQRLEPNPPDLISWVKKEGGFVHPSVRIAENGQFGLGLVAGDDIASRSDLIGLPKHVPLRFGLSDGDGGDNGDSVLANVARQVPEELWAMRLGLKLLQERAKVGSFWWPYISNLPETYNVPIFFPGEDIKNLQYAPLLYQVNKRCRFLLDFEKELKRVLRNLTSNDHPFGSQDVDASSLGWAMSAVSSRAFRLYGKKLQDGTHSNVPMMLPLIDMCNHSFNPNAEIVQEQGNVNAKMLVKVVAGTDIKQNDPLVLNYGGLNNDLFLLDYGFVIPSNPYDCIELKYDGALLDAASMAAGVSSPNFSTPAPWQKDVLLKLNLDGESPLLKVSLGGPELMEGRLLAALRVLLERDMEKVQDHDLDTLKSLSVEAPMGIPNEVAVLRTCIALCVIALEHFPTKLMEDEALLKKDISDTAELAIQFRIQKKSIIIDVMRDLTRRVKLLSSQESVAS, encoded by the exons ATGCCTATCTTCACAAGCTCCACTCCAACCAAAGCTATTTCCATGGCAACCCAAAACATCTACTTTCTTACAAAATCAACCAAACCCTCATTAACCCACTTCAGACATCTAGCTTGCTATGCTTCTGCGGCTTCTTTATATCCCCAACGTTTGGAGCCAAACCCACCTGACCTAATCAGCTGGGTCAAGAAAGAAGGGGGGTTTGTGCACCCTTCTGTTAGAATAGCTGAAAATGGTCAGTTTGGCCTTGGTTTAGTGGCTGGTGATGATATTGCAAGTAGGTCTGATCTTATTGGCCTTCCTAAGCATGTTCCGTTGCGGTTCGGATTGAGTGATGGGGATGGTGGGGATAATGGTGACTCTGTTTTGGCCAATGTGGCTCGGCAAGTGCCAG AGGAGCTGTGGGCAATGAGGCTGGGATTAAAACTTCTGCAAGAAAGGGCAAAAGTTGGTTCGTTCTGGTGGCCATACATCAGTAATCTCCCAGAAACATACAATGTACCAATTTTCTTTCCTGGAGAAGATATCAAGAATCTGCAGTATGCTCCTCTTCTTTATCAG GTGAACAAGAGATGTCGGTTTCTTCTTGATTTTGAGAAAGAGCTGAAACGTGTACTTAGAAATTTGACGTCAAATGATCATCCTTTTGGAAGCCAGGACGTTGATGCATCCTCCCTTGGATGGGCCATGTCAGCGGTTTCATCTCGAGCATTTCGCTTGTATGGAAAAAAGCTTCAAGATGGGACCCACAGTAATGTGCCTATGATGCTTCCACTTATCGATATGTGCAACCACAGCTTTAATCCAAATGCTGAAATAGTTCAGGAACAGGGCAATGTGAATGCCAAGATGCTAGTAAAG GTGGTTGCTGGAACTGATATCAAACAAAATGATCCTTTGGTACTCAATTATGGTGGTTTGAACAACGATCTTTTTCTTCTAGATTATGGATTCGTGATACCCTCAAATCCCTATGATTGCATTGAACTCAAGTATGACGGAGCTCTTCTGGATGCTGCAAGCATGGCTGCAGGAGTTTCATCCCCCAATTTTTCTACACCAGCTCCTTGGCAAAAAGATGTATTATTGAAGCTAAATCTAGATGGAGAAAGTCCTCTTCTTAAG GTAAGCTTGGGAGGCCCAGAACTAATGGAGGGCCGATTGTTGGCTGCCCTTAGAGTTCTACTTGAAAGGGATATGGAAAAGGTACAAGACCATGATCTGGATACGCTCAAGTCATTATCAGTCGAGGCACCTATGGGAATACCAAATGAAGTGGCTGTCCTTCGCACTTGTATTGCACTTTGTGTAATTGCACTTGAACACTTCCCAACAAAGTTGATGGAGGATGAAGCATTATTAAAGAAAGACATTTCTGATACAGCTGAGTTGGCTATTCAGTTCAGAATCCAAAAGAAGTCGATAATAATAGATGTAATGAGAGATCTTACGAGGAGGGTAAAGTTACTTTCTTCTCAGGAGTCTGTTGCCTCTTAA